A stretch of Anolis sagrei isolate rAnoSag1 chromosome X, rAnoSag1.mat, whole genome shotgun sequence DNA encodes these proteins:
- the LOC137094977 gene encoding mRNA decay activator protein ZFP36-like: MSSILDVNTLYENLLNLSLREELDFSGPQLSRRHSACSSDVATSYDSSSSSGDPSLVWPLRSHWTPSVEQLRPLGDPLRRPPLRPDRSVSLIEGKAIAPPPPPGFPPLRLPSLTFPTPLSSSSRYKTELCRTFSETGKCKYGAKCQFAHGSAELRSVSRHPKYKTELCHKFYLHGACPYGARCHFIHSPEEAQIHSASSSPQLLRQSVSYSGVPAARRSPPLPGIPDPSNFTRAPSVSPPPASSGDLLSPTFGHLNSDPLSLLSGTTSGGCCSCRCGKTNPNTASFANHRDYFSAAPGTLTTAPSSLLPRTPSSNSLSDPESYSSSSSLSGSDSPVFDIQAPGGPTASGANRLPIFNRISVSE; the protein is encoded by the exons ATGAGTTCCATTCTGGACGTCAATACCCTCTACGAG AACCTGCTCAACCTGTCGCTGAGGGAAGAGCTGGACTTCTCGGGTCCCCAACTCTCCCGGCGCCACTCTGCGTGCTCCTCGGACGTGGCCACCTCTtatgacagcagcagcagcagtggggACCCTTCTCTGGTTTGGCCCTTGCGCAGCCACTGGACCCCTAGCGTGGAGCAGCTCCGCCCTCTGGGAGACCCCCTCCGGCGCCCACCACTGCGCCCCGACCGCTCGGTCAGCCTCATTGAGGGCAAGGCCATCGCCCCTCCGCCTCCGCCGGGCTTCCCTCCCCTCCGCCTGCCCTCCTTGACCTTCCCGACGCCGCTCTCCTCCTCGTCCCGCTACAAGACGGAGCTGTGCCGCACCTTCAGCGAGACGGGCAAGTGCAAGTACGGTGCCAAGTGCCAGTTCGCCCACGGGTCCGCCGAGCTGCGCTCCGTCAGCCGCCACCCCAAGTACAAGACGGAGCTGTGCCACAAGTTCTACCTCCACGGCGCGTGCCCTTACGGTGCCCGCTGCCACTTCATCCACTCTCCGGAGGAAGCCCAGATCCATTCTGCATCCTCCTCGCCGCAGCTCCTGCGCCAAAGCGTCAGCTACTCCGGAGTGCCGGCCGCCCGCCGGTCACCCCCGTTGCCCGGCATTCCCGATCCGTCCAACTTCACCAGAGCGCCTTCAGTTTCGCCTCCGCCGGCCTCCTCCGGCGACCTCCTCTCCCCGACCTTCGGCCACCTGAACTCTGACCCTCTGTCCTTACTTTCCGGGACGACATCCGGAGGGTGCTGCTCCTGCCGCTGCGGGAAGACCAACCCGAACACCGCCTCGTTCGCGAACCATCGAGACTACTTCTCCGCCGCTCCCGGGACCCTGACCACTGCGCCGTCCTCCCTCTTGCCAAGGACCCCGTCCTCCAACTCCCTCTCCGACCCCGAGTCCTACAGCAGCTCCAGCAGCCTCAGCGGCTCTGACTCGCCCGTGTTCGATATACAAGCCCCCGGCGGGCCCACGGCAAGCGGCGCCAACCGCTTGCCCATCTTCAACCGGATCTCCGTCTCCGAGTGA